A genome region from Streptomyces xanthophaeus includes the following:
- a CDS encoding TerD family protein encodes MTHAMQKGSNIPVAAVAVRAVLRWTGGPEVPDVDASALLVGPDGRVRSDEDFVFYNQPRHPSGAVWRLGKKQIGDAITDAVQADLRTVTPTVDRILVVASAEDVPFQRVHDLRILLYDATATGGSEPLAYFDVRPETGAETALICGELYRRGEGWKFRALGEGYSDGLVGLATDHGISVDENAAEAEAAPAAGAGPDSGPASEQTAMMAPPTQAPPPVQPAYGYPQPVSPAPVPGPGGDPSFRLPVQGPQFIRR; translated from the coding sequence ATGACGCACGCGATGCAGAAGGGCTCGAACATCCCGGTGGCCGCCGTGGCGGTCCGGGCGGTGCTGCGCTGGACCGGCGGCCCCGAGGTGCCGGACGTGGACGCCTCGGCACTGCTCGTCGGCCCGGACGGCCGGGTGCGTTCGGACGAGGACTTCGTCTTCTACAACCAGCCCCGGCACCCCTCGGGGGCCGTCTGGCGGCTCGGCAAGAAGCAGATCGGTGATGCGATCACCGACGCCGTCCAGGCGGACCTGCGCACGGTGACGCCGACGGTGGACCGGATCCTGGTGGTCGCCTCCGCCGAGGACGTCCCGTTCCAGCGGGTCCACGACCTGCGGATCCTCCTCTACGACGCCACCGCGACCGGCGGCTCCGAACCGCTGGCCTACTTCGACGTACGGCCCGAGACCGGCGCCGAGACGGCGCTGATCTGCGGGGAGCTGTACCGGCGGGGCGAGGGGTGGAAGTTCCGGGCGCTCGGCGAGGGCTACTCCGACGGACTGGTGGGGCTCGCGACCGACCACGGGATCTCGGTCGACGAGAACGCCGCCGAGGCCGAGGCGGCCCCCGCGGCCGGCGCCGGTCCCGACTCCGGGCCCGCGTCCGAGCAGACGGCGATGATGGCCCCGCCCACCCAGGCCCCGCCGCCCGTCCAGCCCGCCTACGGGTACCCGCAGCCGGTGTCCCCGGCCCCGGTACCGGGGCCGGGCGGCGATCCGTCCTTCCGGCTGCCGGTGCAGGGCCCGCAGTTCATCCGCCGCTGA
- a CDS encoding HpcH/HpaI aldolase/citrate lyase family protein gives MRHFGHISPTVRKDLFHQEPAEFTGASPARVLAAALGATLYSPATRPTLAADIRKQAGRGVVSMVLCLEDSISDGDVTGAEENLVRHFSELDADGAELPLLFIRVRTPEQIPDLVRRLGGSVRRLAGFVLPKFDENRGIAFLEAVAEAEAVSGLSRLYAMPVLETPDLLHLETRALALAGISRTVNSHRERVLALRLGVTDFCSAYGLRRTPDMTAYDVQIVAGVIADVVNVLSRADGTGFTVTGPVWEYFRSQQRLFKPQLRRSPFLEEGVEELRTALIEHDLDGLLREIELDRANGLLGKTCIHPAHITPVHALSVVSHEEFCDAQDILRPERGGGGVMRSAYTNKMNEVKPHRAWAERTMLRAEVFGVAKEEVGFVDLLTAGLQV, from the coding sequence ATGCGTCACTTTGGGCACATATCGCCCACCGTCCGTAAGGACCTCTTCCACCAGGAACCGGCGGAATTCACCGGAGCCTCGCCCGCCCGCGTCCTCGCGGCGGCGCTGGGAGCCACCCTCTACAGCCCGGCCACCCGGCCCACGCTCGCGGCCGACATCCGCAAGCAGGCCGGCCGCGGGGTCGTCTCGATGGTCCTCTGCCTGGAGGATTCCATCAGCGACGGCGATGTCACCGGAGCCGAGGAGAACCTCGTCCGGCACTTCTCCGAGCTCGACGCCGACGGCGCGGAGCTCCCGCTGCTCTTCATCCGCGTCCGCACGCCCGAGCAGATACCCGACCTGGTGCGCCGGCTCGGCGGCTCCGTGCGGCGACTGGCCGGATTCGTACTCCCGAAGTTCGACGAGAACCGCGGGATCGCCTTCCTCGAAGCCGTCGCCGAGGCAGAGGCCGTCAGCGGACTGTCCCGCCTGTATGCCATGCCGGTCCTGGAGACCCCGGACCTCCTCCACCTCGAAACCCGCGCCCTGGCCCTCGCCGGCATCTCCCGCACGGTCAACAGCCACCGCGAGCGCGTCCTGGCGCTGCGGCTCGGCGTGACCGACTTCTGCTCGGCCTACGGCCTGCGCCGCACGCCCGACATGACCGCCTACGACGTCCAGATCGTGGCGGGCGTCATCGCGGACGTCGTCAACGTCCTCAGCAGGGCCGACGGCACCGGCTTCACGGTGACCGGGCCCGTCTGGGAGTACTTCCGCAGCCAGCAGCGCCTCTTCAAGCCCCAGCTGCGCCGCAGCCCCTTCCTGGAGGAGGGCGTGGAGGAACTGCGCACCGCCCTGATCGAGCACGACCTGGACGGACTGCTGCGCGAGATCGAGCTGGACCGGGCCAACGGGCTGCTCGGCAAGACCTGCATCCACCCCGCCCACATCACGCCCGTGCACGCGCTGTCGGTGGTCTCGCACGAGGAGTTCTGCGACGCCCAGGACATCCTGCGGCCCGAGCGCGGCGGCGGCGGCGTGATGCGCAGCGCCTACACGAACAAGATGAACGAGGTGAAGCCCCACCGGGCCTGGGCCGAGCGCACCATGCTGCGCGCCGAGGTCTTCGGTGTGGCGAAGGAGGAGGTCGGCTTCGTCGACCTGCTCACGGCCGGGCTCCAGGTGTGA
- a CDS encoding TerD family protein, which translates to MGFFDGIMGSRAVQFQSGSASSNAIELNKRHATVSLTKQGAVHGNLRVNLSWRMRTSDIGGRSGQSGQLFRHPFKLFKPDMVQAHTQGMVNVDLDMGCLYELTDGTRGAVQPLGNLLGDLNDPPYVKLSGDDRFGSASGETLYVNLDHADEIKRLLVFVYIYDQTPAFDRTHAMVTLYPVTGPRIEIPLDERHPQARSCAVVSLEKVKGELVVRREVKFVYGFQAELDRLYGWGLQWGRGYKSTKS; encoded by the coding sequence ATGGGCTTCTTCGACGGCATCATGGGCAGCCGGGCCGTGCAGTTCCAGTCGGGCAGTGCCTCGTCGAACGCGATCGAGCTGAACAAGCGACATGCGACGGTGTCGCTGACCAAACAGGGGGCCGTCCACGGCAACCTGCGCGTGAATCTGTCCTGGCGCATGCGCACCTCGGACATCGGAGGCCGCTCGGGCCAGAGCGGCCAGCTCTTCCGGCACCCGTTCAAGCTGTTCAAGCCGGACATGGTGCAGGCGCACACCCAGGGCATGGTCAATGTCGACCTCGACATGGGCTGTCTGTACGAGCTGACGGACGGCACCCGCGGCGCCGTGCAGCCGCTGGGGAACCTGCTGGGCGACCTCAACGACCCGCCGTACGTCAAGCTCAGCGGGGACGACCGGTTCGGCTCGGCGTCGGGGGAGACCCTCTACGTCAACCTCGACCACGCCGACGAGATCAAGCGGCTGCTGGTCTTCGTCTACATCTACGACCAGACCCCGGCCTTCGACCGGACGCACGCGATGGTGACCCTCTACCCCGTCACGGGGCCGCGCATCGAGATCCCGCTGGACGAGCGGCACCCGCAGGCCCGCTCCTGCGCGGTCGTCTCCCTGGAGAAGGTCAAGGGCGAGCTCGTGGTCCGGCGCGAGGTGAAGTTCGTCTACGGGTTCCAGGCCGAGCTGGACCGGCTGTACGGCTGGGGGCTCCAGTGGGGGCGGGGCTACAAGAGCACCAAGAGCTGA
- a CDS encoding phosphoribosyltransferase encodes MEAVWSGTWVAERLGVSLEDSEGGPRLTELLGLALRRNPKRAHLLVSQVLGKHVPQSPRTVYAAGYGLGERVRALLGEDGAAAAVVLGYAETATGLGHCVADGLGSAPYLHSTRRPVPGVEPAGGFEEAHSHATSHLLLPEDPELLAGSGPLVLVDDEFSTGNTVLNTIRDLHSRHPRSHYVVVALVDMRSPADRDRLTAFAAELGARVDLIALASGTVSLPDDVLTKGRALVEEHEAAGQNQPLRRSRSGVRGGAPADGPQPVTRVELNWPSGVPDGGRHGFTPAHRARLEAALPELADRLGSALGTEPGRILVLGNEELMYAPLRLATALEDAGAAREVRFSTTTRSPVLAVNDPGYAIRTRLVFPAHDAPADGPGDRYAYNVAGAGFDAVVAVVDSAGDTPELHAGLLAALAPHTGHVVLAVVPSYVPGIPGTPHRQEPIMPEPLRGPAFSSYAAEDVGWLLQDFSSVELEAPTEEREEAIQAGGAHYAESLPVEYQPSPQYQELYGSALAASAARVARAVGTVTETVLAERSPSPVLVSLARAGTPVGVLMRRWARARHGLDLPHYAVSIVRGRGIDANALRWLAAHHDPADVVFVDGWTGKGAITRELRDALAAFDGFNPEIVVLADPGSCVDTYGTREDFLIPSACLNSTVSGLISRTVLRSDLVGPDDFHGAKFYRELAGADVSVAFVDTVAAHFDEVADAVDEEVKELLAADRTPTWEGWAAVERISEEYGIHDVNLVKPGVGETTRVLLRRVPWKILAQRGAGADLDHVRLLAEQRGVPVEEVDGLPYTCVGLIHPRFTRGATGADGKAVASK; translated from the coding sequence ATCGAAGCAGTGTGGTCGGGTACCTGGGTCGCGGAGCGGCTGGGCGTCAGCCTGGAGGACTCCGAAGGCGGTCCGCGGCTGACGGAGCTGCTCGGACTGGCCCTGCGCCGCAACCCCAAGCGGGCGCACCTGCTGGTCTCGCAGGTGCTGGGCAAGCACGTCCCGCAGTCCCCGCGGACGGTGTACGCCGCCGGGTACGGGCTCGGCGAACGCGTCCGGGCCCTGCTCGGCGAGGACGGGGCCGCCGCGGCCGTGGTCCTCGGCTACGCCGAGACCGCCACCGGGCTCGGCCACTGCGTGGCCGACGGCCTGGGCAGCGCCCCCTACCTGCACTCCACCCGCCGGCCCGTACCGGGCGTGGAGCCCGCGGGCGGCTTCGAGGAGGCGCACTCGCACGCCACCTCGCACCTGCTGCTGCCCGAGGACCCGGAGCTGCTCGCGGGCAGCGGCCCGCTCGTCCTCGTCGACGACGAGTTCTCCACCGGCAACACGGTCCTGAACACCATCCGCGACCTGCACTCCCGCCATCCCCGCTCGCACTACGTGGTCGTCGCCCTCGTCGACATGCGCTCGCCGGCCGACCGCGACCGGCTCACCGCCTTCGCCGCCGAGCTGGGCGCGCGCGTGGACCTGATCGCCCTCGCCTCGGGCACGGTCTCCCTCCCGGACGACGTCCTCACCAAGGGCCGGGCCCTGGTCGAGGAACACGAGGCAGCCGGGCAAAATCAGCCCCTCCGGCGTTCGAGGAGCGGGGTCCGGGGCGGAGCCCCGGCGGACGGCCCGCAGCCGGTCACGCGCGTCGAGCTGAACTGGCCCTCCGGGGTCCCCGACGGCGGCCGCCACGGCTTCACCCCCGCCCACCGCGCCCGCCTGGAGGCGGCCCTCCCGGAACTCGCCGACCGGCTCGGCTCCGCGCTCGGCACCGAACCCGGCCGGATCCTCGTCCTCGGCAACGAGGAGCTGATGTACGCGCCGCTGCGCCTCGCCACGGCCCTGGAGGACGCGGGGGCGGCCCGCGAGGTCCGCTTCTCGACCACCACGCGCTCGCCCGTGCTCGCCGTCAACGACCCCGGATACGCCATCCGCACCCGGCTGGTCTTCCCGGCCCACGACGCCCCGGCCGACGGCCCCGGCGACCGCTACGCCTACAACGTCGCGGGCGCCGGCTTCGACGCCGTCGTCGCCGTCGTCGACTCGGCCGGTGACACCCCCGAACTCCACGCCGGGCTGCTCGCGGCCCTCGCCCCGCACACCGGCCACGTCGTCCTGGCCGTCGTCCCCTCGTACGTACCCGGTATACCGGGCACACCCCACCGGCAGGAGCCGATCATGCCCGAGCCCCTGCGCGGCCCCGCCTTCTCCTCGTACGCCGCCGAGGACGTCGGCTGGCTGCTCCAGGACTTCTCCTCCGTCGAGCTGGAGGCGCCGACGGAGGAGCGCGAAGAGGCGATACAGGCGGGCGGCGCGCACTACGCCGAATCCCTGCCCGTCGAGTACCAGCCGTCCCCCCAGTACCAGGAGCTGTACGGGAGCGCGCTCGCCGCCTCCGCCGCCCGCGTGGCCCGGGCCGTCGGCACGGTCACCGAGACCGTCCTCGCCGAGCGCTCCCCGTCCCCGGTCCTGGTCTCCCTGGCCCGCGCCGGCACCCCCGTAGGCGTACTGATGCGCCGCTGGGCCCGCGCCCGCCACGGCCTGGACCTGCCGCACTACGCCGTCTCCATCGTGCGCGGCCGCGGCATCGACGCCAACGCCCTGCGCTGGCTGGCCGCCCACCACGACCCGGCCGACGTCGTCTTCGTCGACGGCTGGACCGGCAAGGGCGCCATCACCCGCGAGCTGCGCGACGCCCTCGCCGCGTTCGACGGCTTCAACCCGGAGATCGTCGTCCTCGCCGACCCCGGCTCCTGCGTGGACACGTACGGCACCCGGGAAGACTTCCTGATCCCCTCCGCCTGTCTCAACTCCACCGTCTCCGGTCTCATCTCGCGTACGGTTCTGAGGTCCGACCTCGTCGGCCCCGACGACTTCCACGGCGCGAAGTTCTACCGCGAGCTCGCCGGAGCCGACGTCTCCGTCGCATTCGTCGACACCGTCGCCGCCCACTTCGACGAGGTGGCCGACGCCGTCGACGAGGAGGTCAAGGAGCTCCTCGCGGCCGACCGCACACCCACCTGGGAGGGCTGGGCGGCGGTCGAGCGGATCAGCGAGGAGTACGGCATCCACGACGTGAACCTCGTCAAGCCCGGCGTCGGCGAGACCACCCGCGTCCTGCTGCGCCGGGTGCCCTGGAAGATCCTGGCGCAGCGCGGCGCCGGGGCCGACCTGGACCACGTACGGCTGCTCGCCGAGCAGCGCGGCGTCCCGGTGGAAGAGGTCGACGGGCTGCCCTACACGTGCGTAGGACTCATCCACCCCCGATTCACGCGCGGCGCCACCGGCGCCGACGGAAAGGCTGTGGCCTCGAAGTGA